A region from the Prevotella melaninogenica genome encodes:
- a CDS encoding response regulator transcription factor, protein MENPANMNMGRPKIAIVDSNTLVVLGLKHILQNVIPIMTVDSFSSFQEFENVQPNSYYHYFVSQVIVLENRQFFSQCIHKTIVLTLTKDPNAQLSGFHSFCINVPEDELVKAILKIAQYGHSGGKNLPELPQVLKNKILSNREIEVLSLIVQGLINKEIAEKLNISLTTVITHRKNIMDKLGMKSVSALTIYAVMHGYIDINKI, encoded by the coding sequence ATGGAAAATCCTGCTAATATGAACATGGGACGTCCTAAGATAGCTATAGTTGATTCCAATACGCTTGTCGTGTTGGGATTGAAACATATATTACAGAATGTTATACCTATCATGACAGTCGACTCATTTTCAAGTTTTCAAGAGTTTGAGAATGTACAGCCAAATTCGTATTATCATTATTTTGTGTCACAAGTAATTGTCTTGGAGAACAGACAATTCTTCTCTCAATGTATCCATAAGACTATTGTTCTTACACTTACAAAGGATCCCAATGCTCAGCTGTCAGGTTTCCATAGTTTCTGTATTAATGTTCCTGAAGACGAACTTGTCAAAGCTATTCTAAAGATTGCACAATATGGTCATTCTGGTGGTAAGAATCTTCCAGAACTTCCTCAGGTGTTAAAGAACAAGATTCTTAGCAATCGTGAAATAGAGGTCTTGTCCTTGATAGTACAAGGATTGATAAACAAAGAGATTGCTGAAAAACTTAATATCAGTCTGACCACTGTAATTACTCATCGCAAGAATATAATGGATAAACTTGGGATGAAGAGTGTATCAGCCTTGACCATCTATGCAGTGATGCATGGTTATATTGATATCAATAAGATATAA
- a CDS encoding helix-turn-helix transcriptional regulator, producing the protein MKNQKMYEPDDKMIYLIRDNYDLLQSLGSFGISLGFGDKTVSEVCDDQNVDTFTFLAVVNFTINGYKGFDDVDRLSIPTLMQYLRASHTYYLEYKLPFIRKELSASLDETDNLARLILRLYDEYAHSIHNHMQYEEKNVFPYVDTLLKGEANDAYDIETYSKHHSQTDVKLRELKSIIIKYLPSDAHHNNRLTATLYDIYNCEAWLEQHALVEEEIFIPVIRRLEQKSKQNDVSVKISNMITKSPVSNEVLSDREKDVIVAVAQGMTNKEIADHLCISTNTVITHRRNIARKLQIHSPAGLTIYAIVNNLVDISSVKL; encoded by the coding sequence ATGAAGAATCAGAAAATGTATGAGCCCGATGATAAGATGATTTACCTTATCAGAGATAATTATGACCTATTACAGAGCTTAGGGAGTTTTGGTATCAGTTTGGGCTTTGGCGATAAGACTGTGAGTGAGGTTTGTGATGATCAAAATGTAGATACTTTCACATTTTTGGCGGTAGTCAATTTTACGATAAATGGATACAAGGGGTTTGATGATGTTGATAGATTGTCAATCCCAACCCTTATGCAATATCTTAGAGCAAGTCATACTTATTACCTTGAGTATAAGTTACCTTTTATTCGTAAGGAGTTGAGTGCTTCTTTGGACGAAACGGATAACCTTGCTCGTCTTATCCTCCGTCTTTATGATGAATATGCTCATTCTATTCATAATCATATGCAATATGAAGAGAAGAATGTGTTCCCATACGTTGATACACTGCTGAAAGGTGAGGCGAATGATGCATACGATATTGAAACTTATTCTAAGCATCATAGCCAAACGGATGTGAAGTTGCGCGAATTGAAGAGTATTATTATCAAGTACCTCCCTTCTGATGCACATCATAACAACCGCCTCACAGCCACTTTATATGATATCTATAACTGTGAAGCATGGCTTGAACAGCATGCTTTGGTTGAAGAAGAAATCTTTATTCCAGTAATTAGACGTTTAGAACAAAAGAGTAAGCAGAATGATGTAAGCGTAAAGATTTCGAATATGATTACTAAGAGTCCTGTGTCAAACGAGGTTCTTAGTGATCGTGAAAAGGATGTTATTGTTGCTGTTGCACAGGGAATGACAAACAAGGAGATTGCAGATCATCTGTGTATTTCTACAAACACGGTGATTACACACCGCCGTAATATTGCTCGTAAGTTGCAGATACATTCACCAGCAGGATTAACAATCTATGCAATTGTGAATAATCTTGTGGATATAAGTAGTGTAAAATTGTAA
- a CDS encoding replication initiation protein: MTTDKTAIRKVTRKRGAKAQKAPLKSRTISNDLIPIEEETWLLQPIAVTMMRHDYSLIQVRILVSIVESLQSILHGILNNKRGFQLDLFHTDELDEDGRMPIKLPFKELGVDPNHYPQLRNSLKMLASIPVEIPYKTAEGRKYTKATNLCDVYIPEDRSYNKYAILKLDHSVAERLVSLDFGYHRLGKQIVFACKNRYTQRIYMFIESWVDKGRTVIKTFEFRKMLRLENNYKKFSDFCRRVLDPAMQELRELAEKGFCDCHFEYEKKYDRGQRGGEPDELIFIIHRTKDKMNVQLQEMTQNQRRQFQQYLVQYFDFTPVNAQAMAERITAETYQEAVQKLMSLRDRFTKTFVKDKAAYTFKSLDEMLKSKEVPNTIVEEVE, encoded by the coding sequence ATGACAACAGATAAAACAGCTATTAGAAAGGTTACACGTAAGCGTGGAGCGAAGGCACAGAAGGCTCCACTAAAAAGCCGTACTATCTCGAACGATCTTATCCCAATAGAAGAAGAAACTTGGCTTCTTCAGCCAATTGCTGTGACGATGATGCGCCATGATTATTCACTTATTCAGGTGAGAATTTTGGTATCTATTGTTGAGAGTCTGCAGTCTATTTTACATGGTATTTTGAACAACAAGCGAGGTTTTCAGCTTGACTTATTCCACACTGATGAGTTGGATGAGGACGGACGTATGCCAATTAAATTACCTTTTAAGGAATTAGGTGTTGACCCCAATCACTATCCTCAATTGCGAAACTCACTGAAGATGCTTGCCTCTATTCCTGTAGAGATTCCTTATAAGACGGCTGAAGGAAGAAAATACACAAAGGCAACCAACCTTTGTGACGTATATATACCTGAAGACCGTTCTTATAACAAATATGCAATTCTAAAGCTTGATCATAGCGTAGCAGAGCGTCTTGTATCTTTAGACTTTGGTTATCATCGATTGGGCAAACAGATTGTTTTTGCATGTAAGAATCGTTATACCCAACGTATCTATATGTTTATTGAGTCATGGGTAGATAAAGGTCGTACTGTTATCAAGACATTCGAGTTCCGCAAGATGCTTCGTTTGGAAAACAACTACAAGAAATTCTCTGACTTCTGTCGTCGTGTTTTAGACCCAGCTATGCAAGAATTAAGAGAGCTTGCTGAGAAAGGCTTCTGCGATTGTCATTTTGAATATGAGAAGAAGTATGACCGTGGTCAGCGTGGTGGTGAACCAGATGAGCTTATCTTCATCATACACCGCACAAAGGATAAGATGAACGTACAGCTGCAAGAAATGACACAGAACCAGCGTCGCCAGTTCCAGCAGTATCTTGTACAATACTTTGATTTTACACCTGTTAATGCGCAAGCCATGGCTGAGCGTATTACAGCAGAGACCTATCAAGAGGCGGTACAGAAGCTGATGAGTCTGCGCGACCGGTTTACCAAGACTTTTGTTAAAGATAAAGCGGCCTACACATTTAAGAGCCTTGATGAGATGTTGAAATCAAAGGAAGTTCCCAACACTATTGTAGAGGAAGTGGAATAA
- a CDS encoding SMI1/KNR4 family protein: MNKTYRDLIYRFQNLGIEESQSTGAILIGKAPHIAPEAWLNTLYPPLSKNDVQALEKELGMENPIDYKKFLLDVSNGLNILVGTFCLDGLRRNYKRSTDESRQPFSIITANIRERPRNAADDHFFTGGYDWDGSYLYIDKRTSTVHYCDRDDATSLFQWETFEQMLISELKRIYSLFDERGRKIDEDLYTTPIKR; this comes from the coding sequence ATGAATAAAACATATAGGGATTTAATTTATAGATTTCAGAACCTGGGTATTGAAGAATCCCAATCCACCGGTGCAATCCTTATAGGAAAAGCGCCCCATATAGCCCCCGAGGCTTGGCTAAACACCCTGTATCCTCCGCTAAGTAAGAACGATGTCCAAGCATTGGAGAAAGAATTAGGCATGGAAAATCCCATCGATTATAAAAAATTCTTGTTAGATGTAAGCAATGGGTTAAACATATTGGTTGGAACCTTTTGTTTAGACGGGTTAAGAAGAAACTATAAAAGAAGCACTGATGAAAGCCGCCAACCGTTTTCGATTATTACGGCAAACATTCGGGAAAGACCTAGAAATGCCGCAGACGACCATTTCTTTACAGGCGGTTATGACTGGGACGGTTCTTATCTTTATATAGATAAAAGAACAAGCACCGTGCACTATTGTGATAGAGACGATGCAACCTCCCTATTCCAATGGGAAACGTTCGAGCAAATGCTTATATCAGAGTTAAAGAGGATATACTCACTGTTTGATGAGAGGGGAAGAAAAATAGATGAAGACCTTTATACCACCCCAATTAAAAGGTAA
- a CDS encoding 5-formyltetrahydrofolate cyclo-ligase yields MIQFDKKSLRKDVRARKKQFSTEELIKESSPLIQRVLNHPRLQSAKTVLLYNSLPDEVYTHGLIKQLHNEGKTVLLPVVISDTEMELRLYRNPNSFETSSYGILEPIGEAFTDFSSIEFALIPGMAFDKERNRLGRGKGYYDRFLLLLTKAYKVGICFPFQFLPNIPTEETDIKVDECIY; encoded by the coding sequence ATGATACAGTTTGATAAAAAGTCCTTACGGAAAGACGTTAGGGCACGTAAGAAACAGTTTTCTACAGAAGAATTGATAAAGGAGTCAAGTCCACTTATTCAGCGAGTACTCAATCACCCACGTCTACAAAGTGCTAAGACAGTTCTTCTGTATAATTCATTGCCTGATGAGGTTTATACACATGGCCTCATCAAGCAACTTCATAATGAAGGAAAGACTGTCCTTCTTCCTGTTGTCATCAGTGATACCGAAATGGAACTTCGACTCTATCGTAATCCAAATTCCTTTGAAACGAGTAGTTATGGAATACTTGAGCCTATAGGTGAAGCTTTTACGGATTTCTCTTCTATAGAATTTGCGCTTATTCCAGGCATGGCTTTTGATAAGGAGCGGAATCGTCTTGGACGTGGAAAAGGTTATTATGACCGTTTTCTTCTGTTGCTCACAAAGGCATATAAGGTTGGTATCTGTTTCCCTTTTCAGTTCCTTCCAAACATACCAACTGAAGAGACAGATATAAAGGTAGATGAATGTATCTACTAA
- a CDS encoding S41 family peptidase yields MNQNKNNRFLPLLMALCVVIGILIGTFYANHFSGNRLNIINNGSSRLSNLLHIIDDQYVDSVNIDELVDKAIPEILSELDPHSVYISAKDVQLATDDLKGSFSGVGIEFNIRQDTLCIQNVIKDGPADKAGLLAGDKVVSINGKAFVGKDVTNEEAMHRLKGPKDSKVKIGVKRYGEHGVKMFTVTRGDIAVKSVSAAYMLNDTTGYIRIKNFGERTYAEMLAALQTLNIQGADHLVIDLRDNGGGILESAVQMANEFLPKNRLIVYTQGRKSPRVNYRSDGKGSYQHIPMVVLINEGSASAAEIFAGAMQDNDRATIVGRRSFGKGLVQQQIQFNDGSLIRLTIARYYTPSGRCIQKPFKPGDNADYENDILTRYQHGEFFSQDSIKHEGPAYHTVNGRTVYGGGGITPDIFVPEDTSKVTSYYKEAVMSGLILQYAFNYTDSNRKKLSNFGEMKLLANYLEQQNLVSDFVNFAEKNGLRRRNLMIMRSHSLLEDYLNSRIIYNILDEQAWIEYINRNDAAVKEAIKVFHMPSILLLKPKQKTLKYSGSLRKTIPLR; encoded by the coding sequence ATGAATCAGAATAAAAACAATCGTTTTCTACCACTACTGATGGCACTGTGTGTTGTTATCGGTATTCTTATTGGTACATTCTATGCCAATCATTTCTCTGGTAATCGACTGAATATCATAAATAATGGTAGTAGTCGACTCAGTAATCTGTTGCATATTATAGATGACCAATACGTTGATTCTGTCAATATTGACGAACTTGTCGATAAGGCTATTCCTGAGATCCTGTCAGAATTAGACCCACATTCGGTATATATTAGTGCAAAAGATGTTCAATTAGCAACGGATGACTTGAAGGGTTCTTTCTCTGGAGTTGGGATAGAATTTAATATTCGTCAAGATACATTATGTATACAAAACGTTATTAAAGATGGACCAGCAGATAAGGCTGGTTTATTAGCTGGTGATAAGGTTGTTAGCATCAATGGTAAAGCATTTGTTGGTAAAGATGTAACAAACGAAGAAGCTATGCACCGCCTTAAGGGTCCGAAGGATTCGAAGGTGAAGATCGGTGTGAAGCGTTATGGTGAACATGGTGTTAAGATGTTTACTGTTACTCGTGGTGATATTGCTGTAAAGAGCGTTTCAGCAGCATACATGCTTAATGATACAACTGGTTATATTCGTATCAAAAACTTCGGTGAAAGAACTTATGCAGAGATGTTAGCAGCCTTACAGACTCTTAATATTCAGGGTGCTGATCACTTAGTTATTGACCTTCGTGATAATGGAGGTGGTATCTTGGAGTCTGCTGTACAGATGGCAAATGAGTTCCTTCCAAAAAATCGTCTGATTGTTTATACACAAGGAAGAAAGAGTCCACGTGTTAATTATCGTAGTGATGGTAAGGGAAGTTATCAACATATTCCTATGGTTGTACTTATCAACGAGGGTTCAGCTTCTGCTGCAGAGATTTTTGCTGGTGCTATGCAAGATAACGACCGTGCAACGATTGTTGGTCGTCGTTCCTTTGGTAAGGGATTGGTACAGCAGCAAATTCAGTTTAATGATGGTAGTTTGATTCGATTGACAATAGCACGTTATTATACTCCTTCAGGGCGTTGTATTCAAAAGCCATTCAAGCCTGGTGATAATGCTGACTATGAGAATGATATTCTCACACGTTATCAGCATGGTGAGTTCTTCTCTCAGGATAGTATCAAACATGAGGGACCAGCTTATCATACAGTAAATGGTCGTACCGTATATGGTGGCGGTGGTATTACGCCAGATATCTTTGTACCAGAAGATACTTCAAAGGTAACTTCTTATTATAAGGAGGCTGTGATGAGTGGACTTATCCTTCAGTATGCTTTTAACTATACTGATAGTAACAGAAAGAAACTCAGTAACTTTGGTGAGATGAAGCTTTTAGCTAACTACTTAGAGCAGCAGAATCTTGTGAGTGACTTCGTTAACTTTGCAGAAAAGAATGGATTGCGCCGACGCAACTTGATGATTATGCGTTCTCATTCACTTTTGGAGGACTATCTCAACAGCCGTATCATTTATAATATCCTTGATGAACAGGCTTGGATAGAGTATATAAACCGTAATGATGCAGCAGTTAAGGAAGCCATCAAAGTGTTCCACATGCCTTCTATCTTGTTGCTTAAACCGAAACAGAAAACATTGAAGTACTCTGGTTCTTTACGTAAAACAATCCCTCTACGTTGA
- a CDS encoding dCMP deaminase family protein, producing MINEHSIEHISTSSASVEGSNKTAVDYRYLRMARIWAENSYCKRRQVGALVVKDKMIISDGYNGTPSGFENVCEDELGVTKPYVLHAEANAITKLARSGNNSEGSTLYVTASPCIECSKLIIQAGIRRVVYAEKYRLTDGIDLLTRAGVKVEYISLEDSCCSSSESI from the coding sequence ATGATTAATGAGCATTCGATAGAACATATTTCAACGTCTTCTGCTTCTGTAGAAGGAAGTAATAAAACTGCTGTTGATTATCGTTATCTTCGTATGGCACGTATTTGGGCTGAGAACTCCTATTGTAAACGTCGTCAGGTAGGTGCGTTGGTTGTGAAGGATAAGATGATTATTAGCGATGGCTATAACGGCACACCAAGTGGTTTTGAAAATGTATGTGAGGATGAGTTGGGCGTAACAAAGCCTTATGTCCTTCATGCTGAAGCTAATGCTATTACGAAACTTGCTCGAAGTGGCAATAATAGCGAAGGATCAACGCTTTATGTGACAGCATCTCCTTGTATCGAATGCTCAAAACTCATCATTCAAGCTGGTATTCGTCGTGTTGTATATGCCGAGAAGTATCGTCTTACAGATGGCATAGACCTGTTGACAAGGGCAGGGGTTAAAGTGGAGTATATAAGCCTTGAAGATAGCTGCTGCTCTTCTTCAGAATCTATATAG
- a CDS encoding M3 family metallopeptidase — translation MTDSITGEKERVNPFFRPYDTPHNTVPFNRITLADYEEAMMEGIRREDEQIEKIINNPDEPTFENTIIPEDEVKGRKHYYDLLSRVESVFFNMLSAETNDEMDALAQKMSPILTKHSNDVSLNPKIFERVKHVYEHHGELTPEENCLLEKSYEGFVRSGALLDEAGKDRLRKLTEEASMLSLQFSQNVLNENKAYTLHITDEQQLDGLPNSAREAAHEAAKEHGLEGWVFTLDAPSYGPFMMYSTQRELRKDLYMARNTLCIKDNDTNNLELCKRLINLRREMAQLLGYDTFADYVMKHRMATKVENVYKLLNDLIEAYKPTAIQERKEVEAFAKEEESAGFKMEPWDLAYYSQLLKKKKYDLDPEMLRPYLDLGNVIKGVFGLATRLYGITFKENKDIPVYHPDVKPYEVCDKDGSYLAVLYVDFHPRKGKRDGAWMTEFQGQWIERDGTNVRPHVSLVMNFSKPTEDKPALLRLGEVETFLHEFGHSLHGIFANTRFESLSGTNVWWDFVELPSQFMENFAVEKDFLRTFAFHYQTGEPMPDELIDKVIASRNYGAATACLRQVSFGLLDMAYYTQKNEFTEDIIPFEKKAWAPAIIEEQRTDTCMTVQFSHIMAGGYAAGYYSYKWAEVLDADAFSVFKKEGIFNQATAQRFRDNILSRGGTEHPMTLYKRFRGGEPTIDALKERDGLTKGQ, via the coding sequence ATGACAGACAGTATAACAGGGGAGAAAGAACGTGTAAATCCTTTCTTCCGACCTTACGATACACCACATAATACAGTACCTTTCAACCGTATTACACTTGCTGATTATGAAGAAGCAATGATGGAAGGTATTCGACGTGAGGACGAGCAGATTGAGAAGATTATCAATAACCCTGATGAACCTACCTTTGAAAATACGATTATACCAGAGGATGAGGTTAAGGGGCGTAAACATTACTATGACCTTCTAAGTCGTGTGGAGAGTGTGTTCTTTAATATGCTAAGTGCTGAGACCAATGATGAAATGGATGCTTTGGCTCAGAAAATGAGTCCTATTCTCACGAAGCATAGTAATGATGTTAGCTTAAATCCTAAGATTTTCGAGCGTGTCAAGCATGTTTATGAACATCATGGAGAGTTGACACCAGAGGAAAACTGTTTGTTAGAGAAAAGTTATGAGGGCTTTGTTCGTAGTGGTGCGTTGTTGGATGAAGCAGGAAAGGACCGTTTGCGCAAGCTTACTGAGGAAGCCTCAATGCTATCACTGCAGTTTTCACAGAATGTATTGAATGAGAATAAAGCCTATACTCTGCATATTACTGATGAACAACAGCTTGATGGACTTCCTAATTCAGCACGTGAAGCGGCACATGAAGCTGCGAAAGAGCATGGATTAGAAGGCTGGGTATTTACTTTGGATGCCCCGAGCTATGGTCCATTTATGATGTATAGTACTCAGCGTGAACTGCGTAAAGACCTCTATATGGCGCGCAATACGCTTTGTATAAAAGATAACGACACAAATAACCTTGAACTTTGTAAGCGTCTGATAAATCTTCGTAGAGAGATGGCACAACTTCTTGGTTATGATACCTTTGCTGACTATGTGATGAAACATCGCATGGCTACGAAGGTTGAGAATGTGTATAAACTCCTCAATGACCTTATAGAGGCTTATAAGCCAACAGCTATTCAGGAACGTAAGGAAGTAGAAGCATTTGCTAAGGAAGAAGAAAGTGCAGGCTTCAAAATGGAGCCTTGGGACTTAGCTTATTATAGTCAGTTGCTGAAGAAGAAGAAATACGACCTTGATCCCGAGATGCTTCGCCCATACTTAGACTTAGGCAATGTTATCAAGGGTGTCTTTGGCTTGGCTACACGTCTTTATGGTATTACCTTCAAAGAGAACAAGGATATACCAGTTTATCATCCAGATGTAAAACCATATGAGGTTTGCGATAAGGATGGTAGTTATTTAGCTGTACTCTATGTTGACTTCCACCCACGTAAAGGAAAGCGTGACGGTGCATGGATGACGGAGTTCCAAGGTCAGTGGATTGAGCGTGATGGTACGAATGTTCGCCCACATGTATCTCTTGTGATGAACTTCTCTAAGCCTACGGAGGATAAGCCTGCATTACTGAGATTAGGCGAGGTTGAAACTTTCTTACATGAGTTTGGACATTCCCTTCATGGCATTTTTGCCAATACACGATTTGAGAGTTTGTCTGGAACTAATGTATGGTGGGACTTCGTCGAGCTACCTTCACAATTTATGGAAAACTTTGCGGTTGAGAAAGACTTCCTTCGTACCTTTGCTTTCCATTATCAGACTGGTGAGCCAATGCCAGATGAGTTGATTGATAAGGTTATTGCGAGTCGTAACTACGGTGCGGCAACAGCTTGTCTGCGACAGGTTAGTTTCGGACTTTTAGACATGGCTTATTACACGCAGAAGAACGAGTTCACAGAAGATATCATCCCATTTGAAAAGAAAGCGTGGGCACCAGCAATTATTGAAGAGCAGCGTACGGATACATGTATGACTGTGCAATTCTCTCACATTATGGCAGGAGGTTACGCTGCTGGATATTATAGTTATAAATGGGCTGAGGTCCTTGATGCTGATGCTTTCAGCGTATTCAAGAAAGAAGGAATCTTTAATCAGGCAACTGCTCAGCGTTTCAGAGATAATATTCTCTCACGTGGAGGAACAGAACATCCTATGACACTCTATAAGCGTTTCCGTGGCGGAGAGCCAACTATTGATGCGTTGAAAGAGAGAGATGGTCTTACCAAGGGGCAGTAA
- a CDS encoding Crp/Fnr family transcriptional regulator, with the protein MLQLYDKLIELPLFIGISTDELSDIVEQTKFGFHKLAVDRPLVSTDDKCTQLFFLMSGTLRVVSYADNYRYRIEEELSAPAVIQPEHLFGLQQRYTKDFIAHTDCSLLSLDKAEVLRLLDSYLIFRLNLLNSISMQAQRMSRIPWRQQSSDIRQQFVNFLRLRCLTQAGCKVLRIRMEELAKELHQSRLNVSRMLNALQNEGLLTMSRGIIIVPQLETLRG; encoded by the coding sequence ATGCTTCAGCTCTACGATAAACTCATTGAACTACCACTTTTTATCGGTATAAGTACGGATGAATTGTCTGATATTGTGGAGCAAACAAAGTTTGGCTTTCATAAATTGGCAGTTGACAGGCCACTTGTAAGCACGGATGATAAATGTACACAACTCTTCTTTCTGATGAGTGGTACGCTTCGTGTCGTTAGCTATGCTGATAACTATCGTTATCGTATAGAAGAAGAACTTTCTGCTCCTGCTGTTATTCAGCCTGAACACCTCTTTGGATTACAGCAACGTTATACAAAGGATTTTATAGCGCATACTGATTGTAGTTTGCTTTCGTTGGATAAAGCAGAAGTTTTACGATTACTTGATTCTTACCTTATTTTCCGTCTTAATCTTCTCAACAGTATTTCTATGCAGGCACAGAGAATGAGTCGTATCCCATGGAGACAACAATCCAGTGATATTCGTCAGCAGTTTGTTAACTTTCTGCGTCTTCGTTGCCTTACACAAGCTGGGTGTAAGGTGTTGAGAATAAGGATGGAAGAGCTTGCTAAAGAGCTACATCAAAGTCGTCTTAATGTCTCTCGTATGCTCAATGCCTTACAAAATGAAGGACTATTGACAATGAGTAGGGGAATTATTATAGTCCCACAGTTGGAGACTTTAAGAGGATAG
- a CDS encoding FAD:protein FMN transferase gives MNKKKIYWQVPFLLVLIIGSIAIVRCQHSMPYQHNKGFIFGTVYNITYQSDEDLQPQIEAELKKVNQTFSTFETNSLISQINQNKPVKVNEMFREVFTLAESISKETDGAFDITVAPMVNMWGFGFKTGQHPSKQAIDSLHQIVGYNKVKLVSNTIQKTNKGVMLDCSAIAKGYGSDIVARFLRRNGIKNFMVEIGGEIVTMGNSEQRLPWKIGVTKPTDDSAKVNQEIQTVLNVTDKAMATSGNYRNFYYKGGKKYAHTIDPKTGYPVQHSLLSATVLAKNCATADAYATAFMVMGIEKSRKLLERHPELMAYFIYSNAKGNLQVWYSHSMKGKFVE, from the coding sequence ATGAATAAGAAAAAAATATATTGGCAAGTACCTTTTCTACTTGTGCTGATTATCGGTTCAATAGCTATTGTTCGTTGTCAGCACTCAATGCCTTATCAGCATAACAAGGGCTTTATCTTTGGTACAGTTTATAATATAACCTACCAAAGCGATGAAGACCTTCAACCGCAGATAGAAGCAGAATTGAAGAAGGTAAACCAAACCTTTTCAACTTTTGAAACCAATTCACTGATATCACAGATTAATCAGAACAAGCCTGTCAAGGTAAATGAAATGTTCAGAGAAGTCTTTACACTCGCCGAGTCAATTTCAAAAGAGACAGACGGGGCTTTTGATATTACAGTTGCTCCTATGGTAAATATGTGGGGCTTTGGCTTTAAGACGGGTCAACACCCTTCTAAGCAGGCGATTGATAGTTTGCATCAAATAGTTGGATATAATAAGGTGAAACTTGTTAGCAACACCATTCAGAAGACGAATAAAGGTGTAATGCTTGATTGTTCTGCTATTGCTAAAGGTTATGGATCAGACATAGTAGCTCGTTTCTTACGTCGTAATGGTATTAAAAACTTTATGGTGGAGATAGGTGGTGAGATTGTAACGATGGGTAATAGTGAGCAACGCCTGCCATGGAAGATTGGAGTTACAAAACCAACAGATGATAGTGCGAAGGTTAATCAAGAGATTCAAACCGTATTGAATGTCACTGACAAGGCTATGGCTACGAGTGGAAACTATCGTAACTTCTATTATAAAGGAGGAAAGAAATATGCACACACGATTGATCCTAAAACGGGTTATCCTGTACAACATTCGCTTCTTTCGGCTACTGTTTTAGCAAAAAACTGTGCTACTGCTGATGCTTATGCTACTGCCTTTATGGTGATGGGAATTGAAAAATCACGCAAATTGCTTGAGCGTCACCCAGAGTTGATGGCTTATTTCATTTATTCAAATGCAAAAGGTAATTTGCAGGTATGGTATAGCCATTCTATGAAAGGAAAGTTTGTAGAATAA
- a CDS encoding DUF6048 family protein encodes MMVRKSIYLSVLLILNALLLLFPTTAKAQHRPSVPKVKEDTIPFFRGVAVGVDLVGPSMRWLASYGQYEALLRVNIKDRYFPIIEAGIGQADKTDETTGTNFKTSAPYGRVGCDFNMLKNKHDDYRFLVGGRVGYTSFKYDVLSPGIADPIWGTQSSYGALGNKGSQLWAELVGSVDAKIFGPIRMGWSVRYKLRLAHKMGDIGEAWYVPGYGRGGSSRLGATFNVLFEL; translated from the coding sequence ATGATGGTACGAAAGAGCATATACTTATCAGTTTTACTAATCCTTAATGCTTTGCTTCTGCTGTTTCCAACAACAGCTAAAGCACAGCACCGACCGTCTGTCCCAAAGGTTAAGGAAGATACTATTCCATTCTTTAGGGGAGTAGCAGTTGGTGTTGACCTTGTAGGACCAAGTATGCGCTGGCTTGCTTCATACGGCCAGTATGAGGCTTTGCTTCGTGTAAATATTAAGGATAGATACTTTCCTATCATCGAGGCGGGCATTGGGCAGGCAGATAAGACTGACGAGACTACTGGGACGAACTTTAAGACCAGTGCACCCTATGGGCGTGTGGGCTGTGATTTCAATATGCTAAAGAATAAACATGATGACTATCGCTTCTTAGTGGGCGGTAGAGTGGGGTATACCTCGTTCAAGTATGATGTTCTTAGTCCAGGTATTGCTGACCCTATTTGGGGAACACAATCATCTTATGGTGCTCTTGGTAATAAGGGAAGTCAGCTCTGGGCAGAGCTTGTTGGCAGTGTTGATGCAAAGATTTTTGGTCCTATTCGTATGGGTTGGAGCGTTCGTTATAAACTACGCCTTGCTCATAAGATGGGCGATATAGGCGAAGCATGGTACGTCCCAGGCTATGGTCGTGGAGGTTCATCACGACTTGGTGCGACTTTTAATGTATTATTTGAATTATAA